Within the Bradyrhizobium cosmicum genome, the region CCGCCGCGACCCGCCTTGGCGCTGCCGGCGCGCAGATCATCCGCATACCGCACCGGAGCGCTTCCGGGCTCGATCTTCCGTCTGTGCTTCATGCGCTGGCCGGGAAGGGCATCACGCGGCTGATGGTCGAGGGCGGCAGCCGGGTCGCAGCATCGTTCATAGCGGCCGACCTCGTCGACGAAATCTGGCTGTTCCGTGGAGCGGAAGCAGTCGGGCCAGACGGCGTCGATGCGCTCGATGCATTGCCCCTGTCGAAAATCACGCAGTCGCAGGCCTACAAGGTTCATGCTAGCGAGACATTCGACAAGGATACTCTCACCATCTATGAGCGCGCCTAACATGTTCACCGGCATTGTCACCGACATCGGCGAGGTCATCGGCTTCACGCCAACGGCGCAGGGGCAATTGCACCGTCTGCGCATCGCCTGCCACTATGACCAAGCCACCATCGCCGACGGCGCCTCGATCGCCAACAACGGCGTCTGCCTCACGGTGGTTGCCTCCGGCGTCGAAGGTGGCAGAACCTGGTTCGACGTCGATGCCGCCGCCGAGACGCTGGCGCTGACGACGGCCAAGCACTGGAAGCTCGGCACGAAGCTCAATCTCGAGCGCGCGCTCAAGATCGGCGACGAGCTCGGCGGCCACATCGTCGCCGGCCACGCCGACGGCATCGCCACCATCGTCAGCCGCGAGGACCTGCCCGACATGGCGCGGTTCGAGCTGTCGACGACCCGGGAGCTGGCGCGCTTCATCGCCATCAAGGGCTCGATCACGCTCGACGGCGTCTCGCTCACGGTGAATACGGTGAAAGACACGACCTTTTCCGTATTGATCATCCCGCATACGTTGACGGTGACCACGATCGGCGGCTGGAAGGCGGGAGCCGAGGTCAATATCGAGGTCGATCTGATGGCCCGCTACGCGGCGCGGCTGACGGAAATGACAGTTTAAAACTTGGCTTACCCGCCTGCGGCGACTACATAGCGCCAACCCCTGTGAAACGGATTGAACGATGGCAGACGCGCGGCGCGCACCCCTGAAGGACCAGACTGACATTTCCGGCGCGCGCGCGCTCATTGTCGAGGCACGGTTCTACGACGATCTCCAGGACGCGCTTCTGGACGGCGCGGTGGCCGAGTTGAAGGCGGCCGGCCT harbors:
- a CDS encoding riboflavin synthase gives rise to the protein MFTGIVTDIGEVIGFTPTAQGQLHRLRIACHYDQATIADGASIANNGVCLTVVASGVEGGRTWFDVDAAAETLALTTAKHWKLGTKLNLERALKIGDELGGHIVAGHADGIATIVSREDLPDMARFELSTTRELARFIAIKGSITLDGVSLTVNTVKDTTFSVLIIPHTLTVTTIGGWKAGAEVNIEVDLMARYAARLTEMTV